From a region of the Castanea sativa cultivar Marrone di Chiusa Pesio chromosome 10, ASM4071231v1 genome:
- the LOC142611920 gene encoding serine/threonine-protein phosphatase 7 long form homolog — protein MTIDPGPIDRSVLTEQVKHRSELLWNPGGQDPLGTLDCRSLHEELRLRDPMVDDRVLAIVRLLGLEGLHLVPSIQLDHALITSFVERWRPETHTFHLPHGEMTITLQDVEVIMGLPIEGEAMVGPSKRIWEDVCAEMLGIQIPNGPQTVLKGQRILIPALVERIRQPLPPNANEIQVHQYARCYILALLGDMVFGTTLPNSRVCLQ, from the exons ATGACGATAGATCCTGGACCTATTGATCGTAGTGTATTGACGGAACAAGTTAAACATCGATCTGAGTTACTGTGGAACCCTGGGGGACAG GATCCTCTTGGCACACTGGATTGTCGAAGTCTCCATGAAGAATTGAGACTTCGAGATCCTATGGTAGATGATCGTGTCCTTGCCATTGTGAGGTTGCTTGGTCTAGAGGGTTTGCACTTGGTCCCATCCATACAACTTGACCATGCACTGATTACTTCATTTGTAGAGCGATGGCGCCCAGAGACCCATACATTCCACCTaccacatggtgagatgacgATCACATTGCAAGATGTGGAAGTTATCATGGGGTTGCCCATTGAGGGTGAGGCAATGGTTGGGCCTTCTAAAAGAATTTGGGAAGACGTGTGTGCTGAAATGCTTGgaattcaaattccaaatgGCCCTCAAACTGTGCTAAAAGGTCAAAGGATTCTAATACCCGCACTTGTTGAAAGAATCAGACAACCACTGCCTCCGAATGCCAATGAGATTCAAGTTCATCAGTATGCTCGTTGTTATATACTAGCCCTACTAGGAGATATGGTTTTTGGTACGACTCTTCCCAATTCCCGTGTATGTTTGCAATag